A genomic window from Flavobacterium hankyongi includes:
- the aceB gene encoding malate synthase A, with the protein MELTINKTTTIKNQELYSEILTEDALIFLEALHTKFNQSRISLLEKREIQQEIFNSGEKPIFPLETKKIRNTAWTAAKIPDALLDRRVEITGPVDRKMVINALNSGAKTFMADFEDSCSPTWSNLIEGQQNLKDAINKTINFVQNGKEYTLNEKTAVLLVRPRGLHLKEKNIVFDDELASGSLVDFGLFFFHNAKTLIEQGFGPYFYLPKLEHYEEARWWNEVFAFSQDYLGIKQGTIKATVLIETITASFQLDEIIYELKDHIAGLNCGRWDYIFSYIKKLKNHKDFIVPDRDQITMTSPFMSAYSLRVIQICHKRNVLAIGGMAAQIPIKNNDEANQAAFNKVIADKEREVKNGHDGTWVAHPALVPIAMKVFNDNMRTKNQMHIKRNEISITEKQLLEIPEGNITLKGIQKNINIAILYIESWLSGVGAAALYYLMEDAATAEISRTQIWLWLQKKVVLENGKTFTPYLLKELTEIEMLKIKEEVGEERYVKGRFGLAAELFTEMSFKPELDDFLTTTAYKYI; encoded by the coding sequence ATGGAACTAACAATCAATAAAACCACAACAATAAAAAATCAAGAGTTATATTCTGAGATTCTCACAGAGGATGCTTTGATTTTTTTAGAAGCCCTACACACAAAATTCAATCAAAGTAGAATTTCACTTTTAGAAAAAAGAGAAATACAACAAGAAATTTTTAATTCTGGTGAAAAACCAATTTTTCCATTAGAAACAAAAAAAATCAGAAATACTGCTTGGACTGCTGCAAAAATTCCTGATGCATTATTAGACCGAAGAGTTGAAATTACTGGACCTGTAGACCGAAAAATGGTAATTAACGCATTGAATTCGGGCGCTAAAACATTCATGGCCGATTTTGAAGACAGCTGCTCTCCTACTTGGTCAAACTTAATAGAAGGCCAACAAAATTTGAAAGATGCCATTAACAAAACCATCAATTTTGTACAAAATGGAAAAGAATACACTCTTAATGAAAAAACTGCTGTTCTTTTAGTACGTCCACGTGGTTTACATTTAAAAGAAAAAAATATTGTATTTGATGACGAATTAGCATCGGGATCATTAGTGGATTTTGGACTGTTTTTCTTCCACAATGCCAAAACATTGATTGAACAAGGATTTGGTCCTTACTTTTATTTACCTAAACTAGAACATTATGAAGAAGCGCGTTGGTGGAATGAAGTTTTTGCATTTAGTCAGGACTATTTAGGAATTAAACAAGGAACAATTAAAGCTACAGTTCTAATCGAAACTATCACTGCCAGCTTTCAGTTAGATGAAATTATCTACGAATTAAAAGATCACATCGCTGGTTTGAATTGTGGTCGTTGGGATTACATATTCTCTTATATAAAAAAGCTAAAAAACCACAAAGACTTCATTGTTCCTGATCGTGACCAAATTACCATGACAAGTCCATTTATGAGTGCCTACTCATTACGTGTAATACAAATTTGTCACAAACGTAATGTATTAGCCATTGGAGGCATGGCAGCCCAAATTCCAATCAAAAACAATGATGAAGCCAATCAAGCTGCTTTTAACAAAGTAATAGCTGATAAAGAACGTGAGGTAAAAAACGGTCATGATGGCACTTGGGTTGCCCACCCAGCATTAGTTCCGATTGCCATGAAAGTTTTTAATGATAACATGCGTACTAAAAATCAAATGCATATCAAACGAAATGAAATAAGTATTACTGAAAAACAGCTATTAGAAATTCCTGAAGGAAATATCACTTTGAAAGGTATTCAAAAAAATATCAATATTGCAATTCTTTATATTGAATCTTGGTTAAGTGGTGTTGGCGCTGCTGCACTATATTATTTAATGGAAGATGCTGCCACTGCTGAAATTTCAAGAACACAAATATGGCTTTGGTTACAAAAGAAAGTAGTTTTAGAAAACGGAAAAACATTCACTCCTTACCTACTAAAAGAATTGACCGAAATAGAAATGCTAAAAATTAAAGAAGAGGTAGGTGAAGAAAGATATGTTAAAGGAAGATTCGGATTGGCTGCAGAACTGTTCACTGAAATGTCATTTAAACCCGAATTAGACGATTTCTTAACAACTACTGCCTACAAGTATATTTAA
- the aceA gene encoding isocitrate lyase: MKTEERIQQLVTDWTTNPRWKGIERPYTAEKVVDLQGSYQIEHSIARRGAEVLWKKLHSQDWVAGLGAMTGNQAIQEVEAGLEAIYLSGWQVAADANLAGEMYPDQSLYPANSVPQVVKRINNALLRADQIQSVNKVENKKEYLVPIVADAEAGFGGNLNAFELMKGMIEAGAAGVHFEDQLSSAKKCGHLGGKVLVPTQEAINKLVAARLAADVMGVPTLIVARTDADAANLLTSDVDYRDRKFITGERTPEGFFYVNAGLEQGISRGLSYAPYADLIWLETSTPDITEARKFAEAIHAQYPGKLLAYNCSPSFNWAVKLSVAEMETFREDLAALGYKFQFITLAGFHALNTSMFELALAYKKKGMAGYSELQQKEFALQAEGFRAVKHQNFVGTTYFDEVQNAVTAGLASTVAMKDSTESAQF; the protein is encoded by the coding sequence ATGAAAACTGAAGAAAGAATTCAACAATTAGTAACAGATTGGACAACAAACCCAAGATGGAAAGGTATAGAAAGACCATACACTGCTGAAAAAGTAGTGGATTTACAAGGCTCTTATCAAATTGAACATTCCATTGCACGTCGTGGCGCTGAAGTACTATGGAAAAAATTACATTCTCAGGACTGGGTGGCCGGATTAGGAGCTATGACAGGAAATCAGGCAATCCAGGAAGTGGAAGCCGGATTGGAAGCTATATATTTAAGTGGATGGCAAGTAGCAGCCGATGCTAATTTAGCAGGCGAAATGTATCCAGATCAATCATTATATCCCGCAAATAGCGTTCCACAGGTGGTAAAAAGAATCAATAATGCTTTGTTGCGTGCCGATCAAATTCAATCGGTTAATAAAGTAGAAAATAAAAAAGAATATCTAGTTCCAATTGTTGCAGATGCAGAAGCTGGTTTTGGTGGAAACTTAAATGCGTTCGAATTAATGAAAGGTATGATCGAGGCTGGAGCTGCAGGTGTACATTTTGAAGATCAATTATCATCGGCGAAAAAATGCGGGCATTTAGGTGGAAAAGTTTTAGTACCAACACAAGAAGCAATCAATAAATTAGTAGCAGCACGTTTGGCAGCTGATGTAATGGGAGTTCCAACATTAATTGTTGCCCGTACAGATGCTGATGCAGCAAATTTACTAACAAGTGATGTGGATTATAGAGACAGAAAATTCATTACTGGCGAAAGAACTCCCGAAGGTTTCTTTTATGTTAATGCTGGATTAGAACAAGGAATTAGTCGCGGCTTATCTTATGCACCATATGCTGATTTAATTTGGTTAGAAACATCAACTCCTGATATTACCGAAGCACGAAAATTTGCTGAAGCGATACATGCACAATATCCAGGTAAATTATTAGCATACAACTGTTCACCATCGTTTAACTGGGCAGTAAAATTATCGGTAGCCGAAATGGAAACATTCCGTGAAGATTTAGCCGCTTTAGGCTATAAATTCCAATTTATCACATTGGCTGGATTCCATGCTTTAAACACATCAATGTTTGAGTTAGCTTTAGCTTATAAGAAAAAAGGAATGGCTGGTTATTCAGAATTACAGCAAAAAGAATTTGCATTACAAGCTGAAGGATTCAGAGCTGTAAAACATCAAAACTTTGTTGGAACAACTTACTTTGACGAAGTACAAAATGCAGTAACGGCAGGATTAGCTTCAACTGTAGCTATGAAAGATTCGACCGAAAGTGCGCAATTTTAA
- a CDS encoding DUF721 domain-containing protein: MTKRLSNESSISDVLKEIIEVNKLDKGLNQISVADAWKNLMGNGVNNYTRNVLLKGSTLYVELTSSVLREELSYGKDKIIKMINEELKREVVKEVVLK; this comes from the coding sequence ATGACAAAAAGGCTGAGTAACGAGAGTTCTATTAGTGATGTTTTAAAAGAAATCATTGAAGTAAATAAGTTAGATAAAGGCTTGAATCAGATTTCTGTGGCTGATGCATGGAAAAATTTGATGGGAAATGGAGTAAACAATTACACTCGAAATGTGTTGCTGAAAGGTTCAACCTTATATGTGGAACTTACTTCTTCAGTCTTACGAGAAGAATTAAGTTACGGTAAAGATAAAATCATCAAAATGATCAACGAAGAACTCAAGAGAGAAGTCGTTAAAGAAGTTGTCTTAAAATAA
- a CDS encoding lipocalin family protein has protein sequence MAFIIACLVVLSCKEKATIKNIDKIKGYWQITKVETVEGNEKDYPVNENYEYFDIKDKVGFHKKVRWQPMGTFLVDDLQEKIVASEKDGQLVLDFSSNFGKHTESVIELSDSLLVLESKEGAEFYYKKVNVNALSQYDKKAE, from the coding sequence ATGGCATTTATAATAGCGTGTTTGGTTGTTCTTTCTTGTAAGGAAAAAGCAACTATAAAAAATATTGATAAAATTAAAGGATACTGGCAAATTACAAAAGTAGAAACTGTTGAAGGTAATGAGAAAGATTATCCAGTAAACGAAAATTATGAATATTTTGATATTAAGGATAAAGTAGGGTTTCATAAAAAAGTAAGATGGCAACCTATGGGAACATTTTTGGTAGATGATTTACAAGAAAAAATAGTTGCTTCTGAGAAAGATGGGCAACTAGTGTTGGATTTCTCTTCTAATTTTGGAAAGCATACAGAATCAGTAATTGAATTATCTGATAGTTTATTGGTTCTAGAATCAAAGGAAGGAGCTGAATTTTATTATAAAAAAGTAAACGTTAACGCATTATCACAATATGACAAAAAGGCTGAGTAA
- a CDS encoding serine hydrolase domain-containing protein: MKLFYALSLCLMSIVGCSSDDETTTTPSQAIPEENMYFPPNNSSTWETKSISSLNWNQTAVQPLLDYLDLKHTKSFIILVNGRIVMENYFNSHTSTSLWYWASAGKTLTSTVTGIAQQENFLNINSKVSTYIGTGWTSETLVKENLITCKHLLSMSSGLDDALGDNVDPSNLQYKADAGTRWAYHNVYVKLQDVIAQATGQTWSNYFNTKLRDKIGMNGSWVQSGDNSVYASDSRSMARFGLLALNKGNWNGTQIVNQAYFNEATSTSQNINQSYGYLWWLNGKSSYHLPQSQLQFNGSIIPSGPSDMFMALGKNDQKIYVVPSKKMVIIRMGDAADGSNMALSDFDEVLWQKINALFP; the protein is encoded by the coding sequence ATGAAACTATTTTATGCATTAAGCCTTTGTCTTATGAGTATTGTAGGCTGCAGTTCAGATGATGAAACTACAACAACTCCTTCCCAAGCAATTCCAGAAGAGAATATGTATTTCCCTCCTAATAATTCTTCGACATGGGAAACAAAATCAATTTCATCACTAAACTGGAATCAAACTGCTGTTCAACCACTATTAGATTATTTAGATTTAAAACATACTAAATCTTTCATCATTTTAGTAAATGGAAGAATCGTAATGGAAAATTATTTCAACAGCCATACATCAACTTCATTATGGTATTGGGCAAGCGCTGGAAAAACGCTTACATCAACAGTAACAGGAATCGCACAGCAGGAAAACTTTTTAAATATTAATAGCAAAGTATCTACATATATTGGTACAGGATGGACAAGTGAGACTTTAGTAAAAGAAAACCTCATTACCTGTAAACACTTACTTAGCATGTCGTCAGGACTTGATGATGCTTTAGGAGATAATGTTGATCCAAGCAACTTGCAATATAAAGCAGATGCGGGCACAAGATGGGCATACCATAATGTTTATGTTAAACTTCAGGATGTTATAGCACAAGCAACTGGCCAGACTTGGAGTAACTATTTTAACACAAAACTGAGAGACAAAATTGGGATGAATGGAAGTTGGGTTCAGAGCGGTGATAATTCGGTTTACGCAAGTGACAGTAGAAGTATGGCTCGTTTTGGGTTATTAGCTCTAAACAAAGGCAATTGGAACGGAACACAAATTGTTAATCAAGCCTATTTTAATGAAGCTACTTCAACTTCACAAAATATAAATCAGTCATATGGGTATCTTTGGTGGCTTAATGGCAAATCAAGTTATCATCTCCCTCAAAGTCAACTTCAATTTAATGGAAGTATTATACCTTCGGGACCTAGTGATATGTTTATGGCTCTAGGCAAAAATGACCAGAAAATCTATGTAGTTCCTAGCAAAAAAATGGTGATTATTAGAATGGGAGATGCTGCGGACGGAAGCAACATGGCATTATCTGATTTTGACGAAGTTCTTTGGCAAAAAATAAATGCACTATTTCCATAG
- a CDS encoding glutathione peroxidase, whose protein sequence is MKRKLLTIGLMAVVAFSCKNQEDSIKNKAVNVESIQENTAGEDIYQFKVKDISGKEFDLASLKGKKVMIVNTASECGLTPQYEQLQALYDEFKGKNFVVIGFPANDFANQEPGTNADIATFCTKNYGVTFPMMEKISVKGETMHPLYQFLTSKAKNGIEENKVEWNFQKYLINEKGHLDKVLSPQTLPIDEVIINWISS, encoded by the coding sequence ATGAAACGAAAATTACTTACTATTGGCCTAATGGCGGTTGTTGCATTTAGTTGCAAAAATCAAGAAGACAGTATTAAAAACAAAGCAGTAAACGTGGAATCAATTCAAGAAAACACAGCTGGTGAGGATATCTATCAATTCAAAGTCAAAGATATTTCTGGAAAAGAATTTGATCTTGCCTCATTAAAAGGGAAAAAGGTGATGATTGTAAATACAGCTTCAGAGTGTGGTTTAACACCTCAGTATGAGCAATTACAAGCATTGTATGACGAATTTAAAGGAAAGAATTTTGTTGTAATTGGATTTCCGGCAAATGATTTTGCAAATCAAGAGCCTGGAACAAATGCAGACATTGCTACTTTTTGTACTAAAAATTATGGAGTGACTTTTCCTATGATGGAAAAAATTTCTGTAAAAGGGGAAACAATGCATCCGTTGTACCAATTTTTAACTTCAAAAGCTAAAAATGGTATTGAAGAAAATAAAGTAGAATGGAATTTTCAAAAATACTTAATTAACGAAAAAGGACATTTGGATAAAGTGTTATCGCCTCAAACACTACCTATTGACGAAGTTATTATCAACTGGATTAGCTCTTAA
- the ccsA gene encoding cytochrome c biogenesis protein CcsA, whose protein sequence is MDKKIFSFLFSTKLMAVLFIVFAAAMAAGTFIEDAYNTDTARIIIYNSWWFEVIMFFFMINFLGNIKRYQLYKKEKWATLTLHLSFILILLGAFVTRYISYEGMMPIREGATESQFFSDRTYLTLYVDGQHEGETKRRTFEKPLLLSGAVDNTFTDEYQFSKIPFKVELLDYIMGAKETIKQDDKGVLYLKMVEAGQGGRHEHYLKEGEVQSIHNILFALNKYTKGAVNITINDKISTIETPFDGNFMRMADQFKGNVVKDTKADLMYRSLYNVGGAQFVFPEAALKGIKEYKSNGDYKDKETDDALVLKISNQNQEKTITLLGSKGKISEPQSFKIGDLDYTVIFGSKVYDLPFKIKLNKFIASKYPGTEKSYSAFESQVTIQDEKPFDARIFMNNILDYKGYRFFQAGFDPDEKGTKLSVNHDFWGTWITYIGYFLLYFGMMAILFTKYSRFGELKEKLDKIRIKKSALSVIILLFSFAGFAQHDNHAHQKVTEKQIDSILNKFLVPTEHAEKFGRLVIQDEGGRMKPINTFSSELLRKVSKSDTYKDMNADQVFLSITQFPQVWYEVPIIFLKKGNDSIRKVIGVDKEAKYAKMIDFFDEKGNYKLTNQIDKAYKAAVPTQFEKDFIDADRKVNLLYSALSGQILKIFPKPYDKNNKWVSYLELNETTNTALDTIKNVLPFYLNSLDKAALSNDYKLANSLVVGLDKYQKKYGYEVRPTDKQIGLEVAYNKYDVFKKLYSWYIYAGLLMFLFVIINIFNKKKWVSVTINVFHGIIALLFLLHTAGLIARWYISGHAPWSNAYESMIYVGWSIMFFGLAFGRKSKLTVASTAFVAAMILMVAHWSWMDPEIANLQPVLNSYWLMIHVAVIVASYGPFALGAILGLVAMLLMLFTTKENKKVMDLNIKEITYINEMALTVGLVMLTIGNFLGGQWANESWGRYWGWDPKETWALISIMVYAFVIHMRFVPALRGKFIYNFMSVLAFASILMTYFGVNFHLSGLHSYASGEKQNVKIYGYVLIFFITFSIIVYIRRKLIEKTK, encoded by the coding sequence ATGGACAAAAAAATATTCTCCTTCCTATTTTCAACAAAACTTATGGCTGTTTTATTTATTGTATTTGCAGCAGCCATGGCAGCAGGAACTTTTATTGAAGATGCTTACAATACAGACACAGCTAGAATCATAATTTACAATTCCTGGTGGTTCGAAGTAATCATGTTTTTCTTTATGATTAACTTTTTAGGTAATATAAAAAGATATCAGTTGTATAAAAAAGAAAAATGGGCAACTTTAACGCTGCATCTGTCATTTATTTTAATTCTTTTGGGAGCTTTCGTAACAAGATATATTAGTTATGAAGGAATGATGCCTATAAGAGAAGGAGCTACTGAAAGTCAGTTTTTTTCTGACAGGACTTATCTTACTCTGTATGTTGATGGTCAACATGAAGGTGAAACTAAAAGACGAACATTTGAAAAACCGTTACTGCTTTCTGGAGCTGTAGATAACACTTTTACAGACGAGTATCAGTTTAGTAAAATTCCTTTTAAAGTTGAGCTTCTAGATTATATTATGGGAGCAAAAGAAACCATAAAACAAGATGACAAAGGCGTTTTATATCTAAAAATGGTTGAAGCTGGTCAAGGTGGTCGTCATGAACATTATTTGAAAGAAGGGGAAGTTCAAAGTATTCATAATATTTTATTCGCGCTCAATAAGTATACAAAAGGAGCCGTAAATATTACTATAAATGATAAAATCTCTACAATAGAGACACCTTTTGATGGTAATTTCATGCGTATGGCTGATCAGTTCAAAGGAAATGTTGTAAAAGATACTAAAGCTGATTTAATGTACCGATCATTGTATAATGTAGGAGGAGCACAGTTTGTATTTCCAGAAGCCGCATTAAAAGGAATCAAAGAGTATAAATCTAACGGTGATTATAAGGATAAAGAAACGGATGATGCTTTAGTGTTAAAAATTTCTAACCAAAATCAAGAAAAAACAATCACATTATTAGGTTCAAAAGGAAAAATAAGTGAGCCACAAAGTTTTAAAATTGGCGATTTAGATTACACTGTTATTTTTGGTAGTAAAGTATATGACTTACCTTTTAAAATAAAGCTTAATAAATTCATTGCGTCTAAATACCCTGGAACAGAAAAGAGTTATTCTGCTTTTGAAAGTCAAGTAACAATTCAAGATGAGAAACCATTTGATGCTCGAATTTTCATGAATAATATTTTAGATTATAAAGGATATCGTTTTTTTCAAGCAGGCTTCGATCCAGATGAAAAAGGAACTAAATTATCAGTTAACCATGATTTTTGGGGAACTTGGATAACATATATAGGATACTTTTTATTATATTTTGGGATGATGGCAATTTTATTTACCAAGTATTCTCGTTTTGGGGAACTTAAAGAAAAATTGGATAAAATACGAATTAAAAAATCGGCACTTTCTGTAATCATTCTATTATTTTCATTCGCTGGTTTTGCACAGCATGATAATCATGCACACCAAAAGGTTACTGAAAAACAAATAGATTCCATACTAAATAAATTTTTAGTGCCAACAGAACACGCAGAAAAGTTTGGACGACTTGTTATTCAGGATGAAGGTGGTCGTATGAAGCCTATCAATACTTTTTCATCTGAATTACTTCGTAAAGTAAGTAAAAGTGATACGTACAAAGACATGAATGCTGACCAAGTATTTTTGTCAATTACGCAATTTCCACAAGTTTGGTATGAAGTACCAATTATTTTCTTGAAAAAAGGAAATGATAGTATCAGAAAAGTTATTGGAGTAGATAAAGAAGCAAAGTATGCTAAAATGATTGATTTTTTTGATGAAAAAGGAAATTATAAGTTAACTAATCAAATAGATAAAGCATACAAAGCAGCTGTGCCAACTCAGTTTGAAAAAGATTTTATCGATGCAGATAGAAAAGTAAATCTTTTGTATTCGGCTTTAAGTGGACAAATATTAAAGATTTTTCCTAAACCGTATGACAAAAACAATAAATGGGTAAGTTATCTTGAACTCAATGAGACAACTAATACGGCTTTAGATACAATAAAAAATGTATTACCATTTTATTTAAATTCGTTAGATAAAGCCGCTTTATCAAACGATTATAAACTGGCTAATAGTTTAGTAGTTGGATTAGATAAGTACCAGAAAAAGTATGGCTATGAAGTTCGACCTACAGACAAACAAATTGGTCTTGAAGTAGCATATAATAAATATGATGTCTTTAAAAAGCTTTATTCTTGGTATATCTATGCGGGATTATTAATGTTTTTATTTGTAATCATTAATATATTCAACAAAAAGAAATGGGTTTCAGTTACTATTAATGTTTTTCATGGAATCATCGCTTTGTTGTTCTTATTGCATACAGCTGGATTAATTGCCAGATGGTATATTTCTGGACATGCACCTTGGAGTAACGCCTATGAGTCAATGATATATGTGGGTTGGTCAATAATGTTCTTTGGATTGGCTTTTGGTAGAAAATCCAAATTAACTGTGGCATCAACAGCATTTGTTGCAGCTATGATTTTAATGGTGGCACATTGGAGTTGGATGGATCCTGAAATTGCGAATTTGCAACCTGTACTAAATTCTTATTGGTTGATGATTCACGTAGCAGTGATTGTGGCTAGTTATGGTCCTTTTGCATTAGGAGCAATTTTAGGTTTGGTAGCTATGTTATTGATGCTGTTTACTACTAAGGAGAATAAAAAAGTAATGGATCTTAATATTAAGGAAATAACTTATATTAACGAAATGGCGTTAACCGTTGGTTTAGTGATGCTTACAATAGGTAACTTTTTGGGAGGTCAATGGGCAAATGAAAGTTGGGGACGTTATTGGGGTTGGGATCCAAAAGAAACTTGGGCGTTAATCAGTATAATGGTTTATGCTTTTGTAATTCATATGCGTTTTGTTCCTGCTTTGCGTGGCAAATTCATCTATAATTTCATGAGTGTACTAGCATTTGCTTCTATTCTAATGACTTACTTCGGGGTTAATTTTCACTTAAGTGGTCTGCATTCATATGCTTCTGGTGAGAAACAAAATGTTAAAATTTATGGATATGTGTTAATTTTTTTCATAACGTTTTCGATAATTGTTTATATTAGACGCAAGCTAATTGAAAAAACCAAATAA
- a CDS encoding response regulator: protein MITICIIEDILDILNELESIIKKDNRFNLLKSFTNAEDAINEIPSLNPSLVLTDINLPQKSGIDCLMEIKPNSPEIQFIMFTIYEDSDQVFDALKAGASGYILKNTSPEKIIDSLIELYDGGSPMSPKIARKVLSSFSYDASKNNVLDLISKREHEVLVLLSKGFLYKEIADKLNISISTVKRHLNHIYQKLQVQNKTEAINKMLGR from the coding sequence ATGATTACAATTTGTATTATTGAAGACATTCTAGACATTCTCAACGAATTAGAATCAATTATTAAAAAAGACAATCGTTTTAATCTACTCAAAAGTTTCACTAATGCTGAAGACGCTATAAACGAAATCCCTTCATTGAATCCAAGTTTGGTATTGACTGACATTAATTTGCCACAAAAGTCTGGAATTGATTGTTTGATGGAAATAAAACCAAATTCTCCTGAAATACAATTTATAATGTTTACTATATATGAAGATAGTGACCAGGTATTTGATGCCTTAAAGGCGGGAGCTAGTGGATATATACTAAAAAATACATCTCCAGAAAAAATCATAGATTCATTGATAGAACTTTATGATGGCGGAAGTCCAATGTCGCCTAAAATAGCTCGAAAAGTTTTAAGTTCATTTTCATATGATGCTTCTAAAAATAATGTTTTAGATTTAATTAGTAAACGTGAGCATGAAGTTTTAGTATTATTAAGTAAAGGTTTTTTATATAAAGAAATCGCAGATAAACTAAATATTTCTATAAGTACGGTTAAAAGACATTTGAACCATATTTATCAAAAACTACAAGTACAAAATAAAACTGAAGCCATAAACAAAATGTTGGGACGATAA